The following coding sequences are from one Streptomyces sp. V3I7 window:
- a CDS encoding RNA-guided endonuclease TnpB family protein, with protein sequence MQLRYAFRLYPDPGQQRALAKAFGCARVVFNDAVRAREDARQAGLPFPKAGELSKRLITEAKRTAERSWLGEVSAVVLQQSLRDGETAYRNFFASLKGTRKGPKIGPPRFKSRKDARQSIRFTANARWHLTGSGRLNLPKIGPVKVKWSRTLPATPTSVTVVKDAAGRFFASFVIDTDPAADQARMPETDRTIGIDLGLTHFAVLSDGTKIDSPRFLRRAEKKLKKAQRELSRKQKGSKNREKARRKVARAHAKVTDARHEFHHQLSTQLISENQGIAVEDLSVVGLARTKLAKSVHDAGWSSFINMLQYKAERYGRTLVKIGRFEPTSQTCSTCGVQDGPKPLDVREWTCAACGAVHDRDINAAINVKTAAGLAVSACGAPIRPELALAQREETGSHGFPTQARAA encoded by the coding sequence ATGCAGCTCCGGTACGCCTTCAGGTTGTACCCGGACCCCGGCCAGCAGAGGGCGTTGGCGAAGGCGTTCGGGTGCGCCCGCGTCGTGTTCAACGACGCGGTCCGAGCCCGCGAGGACGCCCGTCAGGCCGGCTTGCCCTTTCCGAAAGCCGGGGAGCTGTCCAAACGTCTGATCACGGAGGCCAAGCGGACGGCTGAGCGGTCCTGGTTGGGTGAGGTGTCCGCGGTGGTGCTCCAGCAGTCCCTGCGGGATGGCGAGACTGCGTACCGCAACTTCTTCGCCTCCCTCAAGGGCACCCGCAAGGGCCCCAAGATCGGCCCGCCCCGCTTCAAGTCCCGCAAGGACGCCCGGCAGTCGATCCGGTTCACCGCCAATGCCCGCTGGCACCTCACCGGCAGTGGCCGTCTGAACCTGCCGAAGATCGGTCCGGTGAAGGTGAAGTGGTCCCGTACCCTGCCCGCCACCCCCACCTCGGTCACCGTCGTCAAGGATGCGGCCGGCAGGTTTTTCGCCTCCTTCGTCATCGACACCGACCCTGCCGCCGACCAGGCACGGATGCCCGAGACTGACCGCACCATCGGCATCGATCTCGGCCTGACCCACTTCGCGGTCCTGTCCGACGGCACGAAAATCGACTCCCCGCGCTTCCTGCGCCGCGCGGAGAAGAAGCTGAAGAAGGCCCAGCGCGAGCTGTCCCGCAAACAGAAGGGATCCAAGAACCGGGAGAAGGCCCGCCGCAAGGTTGCCCGCGCCCACGCCAAGGTCACCGACGCCCGCCACGAGTTCCACCACCAGCTCTCCACCCAGCTGATCTCCGAGAACCAAGGGATCGCCGTGGAAGACCTGTCCGTGGTGGGACTGGCACGCACCAAGCTGGCCAAGTCCGTGCACGACGCCGGATGGTCGTCGTTCATCAACATGCTCCAGTACAAGGCGGAGCGGTACGGACGCACCCTGGTGAAGATCGGCCGGTTCGAGCCGACCTCCCAGACCTGTTCCACCTGCGGCGTCCAGGACGGACCCAAGCCCCTCGATGTCCGGGAGTGGACGTGCGCCGCCTGCGGCGCGGTCCACGACCGGGACATCAATGCCGCGATCAACGTGAAGACGGCCGCCGGACTGGCGGTATCGGCCTGCGGAGCGCCGATAAGACCAGAACTCGCTCTGGCACAGCGCGAAGAAACAGGAAGCCACGGATTCCCGACCCAAGCCCGTGCCGCGTAG
- a CDS encoding DUF397 domain-containing protein: MSEPSWQKSTYSEEGSSCVYLATAPTGTILLRESDEPETILATDQRQLGALITALRGSHRPGRR; encoded by the coding sequence ATGAGCGAACCGTCCTGGCAGAAGTCGACCTACAGCGAGGAAGGCTCCTCCTGTGTCTACCTCGCCACCGCCCCCACCGGAACGATCCTCCTCCGCGAGAGCGACGAACCGGAGACCATCCTCGCCACCGATCAACGCCAACTCGGCGCCCTGATAACCGCCTTGCGGGGCAGTCACCGCCCCGGGCGGCGGTAG
- the tnpA gene encoding IS200/IS605 family transposase yields MGEMQKIRTGRHCAFVMHVHLVFVTKFRHRVFTDAHLRRMEEIMRSVCTDFECELVEFNGEDNHVHLLVNFPPKVAVTKLVNSLKGVSSRRLRQEFPDLVRHYWRASKLWSGSYFAGTVGGAPLTVVRQYIEQQNRPV; encoded by the coding sequence ATGGGTGAGATGCAGAAGATCAGAACTGGTAGGCACTGTGCTTTCGTGATGCACGTTCACTTGGTCTTCGTGACCAAGTTCCGGCACAGAGTGTTCACCGATGCCCACTTGAGGCGCATGGAGGAGATCATGCGATCCGTGTGCACGGACTTCGAGTGCGAGCTGGTGGAGTTCAACGGCGAGGACAACCACGTTCACCTGCTGGTGAACTTCCCGCCCAAGGTCGCCGTGACCAAGCTGGTCAACTCCCTCAAGGGCGTCTCCTCGCGCCGTCTGCGCCAGGAGTTCCCCGACCTGGTACGCCACTACTGGCGGGCCAGCAAGTTGTGGTCCGGCTCCTACTTCGCCGGAACCGTCGGCGGCGCCCCGCTCACCGTGGTCAGGCAGTACATCGAACAGCAGAACCGGCCGGTGTGA
- a CDS encoding Uma2 family endonuclease — protein MGAPDDDLEYRSPPPPLDGWSADDLDRIPGLPPHAELIDGSLVFRSPQNRFHACSLRLLEHRLLAQAPDGFDVDREFTVRLDDKNRPEPDLLVIPAEAAAGFDQTWHKPEDVILVVEVVSPDSRERDRDVKPRKYGAAGVPHFWRVELDEDKGLPVVYVFELDPATSSYGLTGIFHDRLKVSVPYDIEIDLTAIYRRPGR, from the coding sequence ATGGGAGCACCCGACGACGACCTGGAGTACCGCTCGCCGCCCCCGCCGCTCGACGGCTGGTCCGCTGACGACCTCGACCGGATTCCGGGCTTGCCGCCCCATGCGGAGTTGATCGACGGGAGCCTTGTCTTCAGAAGCCCGCAGAACCGGTTCCACGCCTGCTCCCTGCGCCTGCTGGAACACCGCCTACTGGCACAGGCCCCGGATGGCTTCGATGTCGACCGCGAATTCACGGTCAGGCTGGACGACAAGAACAGGCCCGAGCCGGACCTCCTGGTGATTCCCGCCGAAGCGGCTGCCGGCTTTGATCAGACCTGGCACAAGCCCGAGGACGTCATCCTCGTCGTCGAGGTCGTCTCCCCCGACTCCCGCGAGCGCGACCGCGACGTCAAGCCCCGCAAATACGGCGCAGCCGGCGTACCGCACTTCTGGCGAGTCGAGCTGGACGAGGACAAGGGCCTTCCGGTCGTCTACGTCTTCGAGCTCGACCCGGCCACCAGTTCCTACGGCCTCACCGGCATCTTCCATGACCGGCTCAAGGTCTCCGTTCCCTACGACATCGAGATCGACTTGACGGCGATCTACCGCCGCCCGGGGCGGTGA
- the sdhA gene encoding succinate dehydrogenase flavoprotein subunit has product MKIHKYDTVIVGAGGAGMRAAIESTKRSRTAVLTKLYPTRSHTGAAQGGMAAALANVEEDNWEWHTFDTVKGGDYLVDQDAAEILAKEAIDSVLDLEKMGLPFNRTPDGTIDQRRFGGHSRNHGEAPVRRSCYAADRTGHMILQTLYQNCVKEGVEFFNEFYVLDQLITEVDGVKRSAGVVAYELATGEIHVFQAKSVIYASGGTGKFFKVTSNAHTLTGDGQAAVYRRGIPLEDMEFFQFHPTGIWRMGILLTEGARGEGGILRNKDGERFMEKYAPVMKDLASRDVVSRSIYTEIREGRGCGPEGDHVFLDLTHLPPEQLDAKLPDITEFARTYLGIEPYTDPIPIQPTAHYAMGGIPTNVEGEVLADNTTVVPGLYAAGEVACVSVHGANRLGTNSLLDINVFGKRAGIAAADYSKRADFVELPENPESQVVEQIERLRNSTGTERVAEIRRELQETMDANVMVFRTEQTIKTAVEKIAELRERYKNVSIQDKGKRFNTDLLEAIELGNLLELAEVMAVSALARKESRGGHYREDYPNRDDVNFMRHTMAYREVGADGTESVRLDYKPVVQTRYQPMERKY; this is encoded by the coding sequence ATGAAGATCCACAAGTACGACACCGTCATCGTCGGCGCCGGCGGCGCGGGCATGCGCGCGGCCATCGAGTCGACGAAGCGCAGCCGCACCGCCGTGCTGACCAAGCTCTACCCCACCCGCTCCCACACGGGCGCCGCGCAGGGCGGCATGGCCGCCGCGCTGGCCAACGTGGAGGAGGACAACTGGGAGTGGCACACCTTCGACACGGTCAAGGGCGGTGACTACCTGGTCGACCAGGACGCCGCCGAGATCCTGGCGAAGGAGGCCATCGACTCGGTCCTCGACCTGGAGAAGATGGGCCTGCCGTTCAATCGGACGCCCGACGGGACGATCGACCAGCGCCGCTTCGGCGGTCACAGCCGGAACCACGGCGAGGCCCCGGTCCGCCGCTCCTGCTACGCGGCCGACCGCACCGGCCACATGATCCTCCAGACGCTGTACCAGAACTGCGTCAAGGAGGGCGTGGAGTTCTTCAACGAGTTCTACGTCCTCGACCAGCTGATCACCGAGGTCGACGGCGTCAAGCGGTCGGCCGGTGTCGTGGCGTACGAGCTGGCGACCGGCGAGATCCACGTCTTCCAGGCGAAGTCCGTGATCTACGCGTCCGGCGGCACCGGCAAGTTCTTCAAGGTGACGTCCAACGCGCACACGCTGACCGGTGACGGCCAGGCCGCCGTCTACCGCCGGGGCATCCCGCTGGAGGACATGGAGTTCTTCCAGTTCCACCCGACCGGCATCTGGCGCATGGGCATCCTGCTGACGGAGGGCGCCCGCGGTGAGGGCGGCATCCTCCGCAACAAGGACGGCGAGCGCTTCATGGAGAAGTACGCGCCGGTGATGAAGGACCTGGCCTCCCGGGACGTGGTGTCGAGGTCCATCTACACGGAGATCCGCGAGGGCCGCGGCTGCGGTCCCGAGGGCGACCACGTCTTCCTCGACCTCACCCACCTCCCGCCGGAGCAGCTGGACGCGAAGCTCCCGGACATCACGGAGTTCGCGCGCACCTACCTGGGCATCGAGCCGTACACGGACCCGATCCCGATCCAGCCGACCGCGCACTACGCCATGGGCGGCATCCCGACGAACGTCGAGGGTGAGGTCCTCGCGGACAACACCACGGTCGTCCCGGGTCTGTACGCGGCGGGCGAGGTGGCCTGCGTGTCGGTGCACGGCGCCAACCGCCTCGGCACCAACTCCCTGCTGGACATCAACGTGTTCGGCAAGCGCGCCGGCATCGCGGCCGCGGACTACTCGAAGCGGGCCGACTTCGTCGAGCTGCCGGAGAACCCGGAGTCGCAGGTCGTCGAGCAGATCGAGCGGCTGCGCAACTCCACGGGCACGGAGCGCGTGGCGGAGATCCGCCGCGAGCTGCAGGAGACCATGGACGCCAACGTCATGGTGTTCCGCACCGAGCAGACGATCAAGACGGCCGTCGAGAAGATCGCCGAGCTGCGCGAGCGCTACAAGAACGTCTCGATCCAGGACAAGGGCAAGCGGTTCAACACGGACCTGCTGGAGGCCATCGAGCTGGGCAATCTGCTGGAGCTGGCCGAGGTCATGGCCGTCTCCGCGCTGGCCCGCAAGGAGTCCCGCGGCGGTCACTACCGCGAGGACTACCCCAACCGCGACGACGTCAACTTCATGCGCCACACCATGGCGTACCGCGAGGTGGGCGCCGACGGCACCGAGTCCGTCCGTCTCGACTACAAGCCGGTCGTCCAGACCCGCTACCAGCCGATGGAGCGTAAGTACTGA
- a CDS encoding helix-turn-helix transcriptional regulator — MAPRNTPTARRLRIGVELRRLRERAGMTAAEAARSLGTTQAQISNIEANRFGISADRVRTLAHIYGCTDQTLVDALADMAADRTRGWWEEYRDSLPPRLLDLAEMEHHATALRVTQVINIPGLLQTPEHARALFREAVPALRPHEIEYRISHRIKRQAILYREQPPPYTAIVHEAALRMQFGGREVAKAQLKHLAEVSELATITLRVIPFDGTSFPTTGHAVDYFHGRVTALDTVEVDTAHGSELIDAAGQLEKYRLVLDRMEAVALKPAASRDLVHRIARDA, encoded by the coding sequence ATGGCCCCACGGAACACCCCCACCGCACGCCGCCTCCGCATCGGCGTCGAGCTGCGGCGCCTGCGCGAGAGGGCCGGCATGACCGCTGCCGAGGCGGCCCGCTCGCTGGGGACCACGCAGGCCCAGATCAGCAACATCGAGGCCAACCGCTTCGGCATCAGCGCCGATCGCGTGCGCACGCTCGCCCACATCTACGGCTGCACGGATCAAACCCTGGTCGACGCCCTCGCCGACATGGCTGCAGACCGCACGCGCGGGTGGTGGGAGGAGTACCGGGACAGCTTGCCGCCCCGGCTCCTGGACCTCGCGGAGATGGAGCACCACGCCACCGCCCTGCGCGTGACTCAGGTAATCAACATCCCTGGCCTGCTCCAGACACCGGAACACGCCCGCGCACTGTTCCGCGAAGCGGTTCCCGCACTGCGCCCGCACGAGATCGAGTACCGCATCTCCCACCGCATCAAGCGCCAGGCGATCCTCTACCGCGAGCAGCCCCCGCCGTACACGGCGATCGTCCACGAGGCCGCCCTGCGGATGCAGTTCGGCGGCCGCGAAGTGGCCAAGGCCCAGCTGAAGCATCTGGCCGAGGTGAGCGAGCTGGCCACCATCACGCTCCGCGTGATCCCCTTCGACGGCACGTCGTTCCCCACCACCGGCCACGCCGTCGACTACTTCCATGGCCGGGTGACCGCCCTCGACACCGTAGAGGTCGATACGGCACATGGCAGCGAACTCATCGACGCCGCAGGCCAGCTGGAGAAGTACCGCCTCGTCCTGGACCGCATGGAAGCAGTGGCCCTCAAGCCTGCCGCCTCCCGCGACCTCGTCCACCGCATCGCCCGAGACGCCTGA
- a CDS encoding ATP-binding protein, producing MLQKLQVSQIPNLDVRPQLPHDPRAARIARVTLRAVLAGHGMAQLQDTAELLASELVANAYRYSSGSSMLRLRGLGDSRLRVSVWDTNPHIPPPFGKGAPPLRPLSVEDVGGRGLFLVCHYADAWGGCLLGDDLFGAGGKVLWCEVGPSAVGGARAAS from the coding sequence ATGCTGCAAAAGCTTCAGGTGTCGCAGATCCCCAACTTGGACGTACGCCCTCAACTGCCCCACGATCCACGTGCCGCGCGCATCGCCCGCGTCACGCTCCGCGCCGTCCTTGCAGGGCACGGCATGGCCCAACTCCAGGACACTGCAGAACTGTTGGCATCGGAACTGGTCGCCAATGCCTACCGGTACTCGTCCGGCTCGTCGATGCTTCGCCTGCGTGGGCTCGGCGACAGCCGGCTGCGGGTGAGCGTGTGGGACACCAACCCGCACATCCCTCCTCCCTTCGGGAAAGGGGCTCCCCCCTTGCGCCCCCTCTCGGTCGAGGACGTCGGCGGGCGGGGGCTGTTCCTCGTATGCCATTACGCGGACGCGTGGGGCGGCTGTCTGCTCGGCGACGACCTCTTCGGCGCGGGTGGGAAGGTGCTGTGGTGCGAGGTCGGGCCGTCCGCCGTGGGCGGGGCGAGGGCCGCCTCCTGA
- a CDS encoding succinate dehydrogenase iron-sulfur subunit → MATPVLDKAEADAQSAASPYITVTFRIRRFNPEVSAEVHWEDFQLEMDPKERVLDGLNKIKWDIDGTLTFRRSCAHGICGSDAMRINGKNRLACKTLIKDVNPEQPITVEPIKGLAALKDLVVDMEPFFQAYRDVMPFLITKDTNEPTRERLQSAEDRERFDDTTKCILCAACTSSCPVFWNDGQYFGPAAIVNAHRFIFDSRDEAGEQRLEILNDRDGVWRCRTTFNCTDACPRGIEVTKAIQEVKRALITRRI, encoded by the coding sequence ATGGCAACCCCCGTTCTGGACAAGGCCGAGGCGGACGCGCAGTCGGCCGCGTCCCCCTACATCACGGTCACCTTCCGCATCCGGCGCTTCAACCCGGAGGTCTCGGCCGAGGTCCACTGGGAGGACTTCCAGCTGGAGATGGACCCGAAGGAGCGCGTGCTCGACGGTCTCAACAAGATCAAGTGGGACATCGACGGCACGCTGACCTTCCGCCGGTCCTGCGCCCACGGCATCTGCGGCTCCGACGCGATGCGGATCAACGGCAAGAACCGCCTCGCCTGCAAGACGCTGATCAAGGACGTCAACCCCGAGCAGCCCATCACGGTCGAGCCCATCAAGGGCCTCGCGGCCCTGAAGGACCTGGTCGTGGACATGGAGCCGTTCTTCCAGGCGTACCGCGACGTCATGCCCTTCCTCATCACGAAGGACACGAACGAGCCCACGCGGGAACGCCTCCAGTCGGCGGAAGACCGCGAACGCTTCGACGACACCACGAAGTGCATCCTCTGCGCGGCGTGCACGTCGTCCTGCCCCGTCTTCTGGAACGACGGCCAGTACTTCGGCCCAGCCGCCATCGTCAACGCGCACCGCTTCATCTTCGACTCGCGTGACGAGGCCGGCGAGCAGCGCCTGGAGATCCTCAACGACCGCGACGGCGTGTGGCGTTGCCGCACGACCTTCAACTGCACGGACGCCTGCCCGCGCGGTATCGAGGTCACGAAGGCGATCCAGGAAGTCAAGAGGGCGCTTATTACGCGCCGTATCTGA
- a CDS encoding 2-oxo-4-hydroxy-4-carboxy-5-ureidoimidazoline decarboxylase: protein MTRGPTLPAHRLPYASRTPGRPTGAPLPGQTRVPPADPLEAFNAAPADEACDVLLTCLRSPRWARRLAAHRPYPDLDSLLAAADEAAYDLSPRDLAHALAGESLPELPDGTYAVAHTALSAAHAAYEARFGHAFVVYLGDAPAGEALDRVLEGIRSRLANDPEEERVRAAEELRRLARGRLAARLRR from the coding sequence GTGACGCGAGGACCCACGCTGCCTGCGCACCGTCTCCCGTACGCCTCCCGCACCCCCGGCCGCCCGACCGGAGCCCCGCTGCCGGGACAGACCCGCGTCCCACCCGCGGACCCGCTGGAGGCGTTCAACGCCGCGCCCGCCGACGAGGCGTGCGACGTACTGCTGACCTGCCTGCGCAGCCCGCGCTGGGCCCGTCGGCTGGCCGCCCACCGCCCCTATCCCGACCTGGACTCCCTGCTGGCCGCGGCGGACGAGGCGGCGTACGACCTCTCGCCCCGGGACCTGGCCCACGCGCTGGCGGGCGAGAGCCTGCCGGAGCTTCCGGACGGGACGTACGCGGTCGCCCACACCGCGCTGAGCGCCGCGCACGCCGCGTACGAGGCCCGGTTCGGGCACGCCTTCGTGGTCTACCTGGGCGACGCCCCGGCCGGGGAGGCCCTCGACCGCGTGCTGGAGGGCATCCGGTCACGATTGGCGAACGATCCCGAGGAGGAGCGGGTGCGCGCCGCGGAGGAGCTGCGCCGCCTGGCGCGGGGCCGGCTGGCCGCCCGGCTCCGCCGGTGA
- a CDS encoding family 20 glycosylhydrolase, translating into MSQHRRRVSAKQDKRNRTVVVSAVAAGAVALGVGVGVWASAGDGEGRSANAAAAAPDPCETSQSPGRSSPMSQAPRTIPAVRSHTPARGPGWRPSQGERVVVSDDSLADEGRLIAGELGLSYAGKEDARAGDVRLELGGAKNANPESYTMDVHGGCVKISGPADAGVFYGTRTLKQEVHGGGSAPEGVVRDEPAKARRGFMLDIARKPFSADWIEDRVRELGDLKFNELGLHFSDDQGWRIQSTTHPEIVSQDHLTKAQVRKIIDLAASRHINVVPEIDSPGHLGKVLESYPDLQLRNAQGEPARGAIDISKPAAASLVDSLLNEYADLFRRPFWHLGGDEYVALMSSDPEASYPQLADAARKKYGPDGTVADLTTGWLNDRAATVRTHDRTMRAWNDGFFRDTSVKPAKDLEVAYWTGKEIGARPPVDYLAAGRKVINYNDEYLYYVLGEPQTFVYPTGERIYEQWTPLVVRGTSPVPAQYDGQILGGSFAVWCDLANSQTQDQVAAGIRMPLRATVQKLWDPGKPELTWPQFRALADRLG; encoded by the coding sequence GTGAGCCAGCACAGGCGCCGGGTGTCGGCGAAGCAGGACAAGCGCAATCGCACGGTGGTCGTCTCGGCGGTGGCCGCCGGGGCGGTCGCACTCGGGGTGGGGGTCGGTGTCTGGGCCTCCGCGGGCGACGGCGAGGGGCGGTCCGCGAACGCGGCGGCCGCGGCCCCCGACCCGTGCGAGACCTCCCAGTCCCCCGGCCGCTCCTCCCCGATGTCGCAGGCCCCCCGCACGATCCCCGCGGTCCGCTCCCACACCCCGGCGCGCGGCCCCGGCTGGCGCCCCTCCCAGGGCGAGCGCGTCGTCGTGAGCGACGACAGCCTGGCCGACGAGGGCCGGCTCATCGCCGGTGAGCTGGGCCTGTCGTACGCGGGCAAGGAGGACGCGCGGGCCGGTGACGTACGGCTGGAGCTGGGCGGCGCCAAGAACGCGAACCCGGAGTCGTACACGATGGACGTGCACGGCGGCTGCGTGAAGATCAGCGGGCCGGCCGACGCGGGCGTCTTCTACGGCACCCGCACCCTCAAGCAGGAGGTCCACGGCGGCGGCAGCGCACCGGAGGGCGTCGTGCGCGACGAGCCCGCCAAGGCGCGCCGCGGCTTCATGCTGGACATCGCGCGCAAGCCGTTCAGCGCGGACTGGATCGAGGACCGGGTACGGGAGCTCGGCGACCTGAAGTTCAACGAGCTCGGGCTGCACTTCTCCGACGACCAGGGCTGGCGGATCCAGTCCACCACCCACCCCGAGATCGTCTCCCAGGACCACCTCACCAAGGCCCAGGTCAGGAAGATCATCGACCTCGCGGCCTCCCGGCACATCAACGTCGTCCCCGAGATCGACTCGCCGGGACACCTCGGCAAGGTCCTGGAGTCCTACCCCGACCTCCAGCTGCGCAACGCGCAGGGCGAACCGGCGCGCGGCGCCATCGACATCTCCAAGCCCGCCGCCGCCTCCCTCGTCGACTCCCTGCTCAACGAGTACGCCGACCTCTTCCGCCGCCCCTTCTGGCACCTCGGTGGCGACGAGTACGTGGCGCTGATGTCCTCCGACCCCGAGGCGTCCTACCCGCAGCTCGCGGACGCGGCCCGGAAGAAGTACGGCCCCGACGGCACCGTCGCCGACCTGACCACCGGCTGGCTGAACGACCGCGCCGCCACCGTCCGGACCCACGACCGCACGATGCGCGCGTGGAACGACGGCTTCTTCCGCGACACGTCCGTCAAGCCCGCCAAGGACCTCGAGGTCGCCTACTGGACGGGCAAGGAGATCGGCGCCCGGCCGCCCGTCGACTATCTGGCCGCGGGCCGCAAGGTCATCAACTACAACGACGAGTACCTCTACTACGTCCTCGGCGAGCCGCAGACCTTCGTCTACCCCACGGGAGAGCGGATCTACGAGCAGTGGACCCCGCTGGTGGTGCGTGGCACGTCGCCCGTCCCCGCCCAGTACGACGGGCAGATCCTCGGCGGCTCCTTCGCCGTGTGGTGCGACCTCGCGAACTCCCAGACGCAGGACCAGGTGGCCGCCGGGATCCGGATGCCGCTGCGGGCGACCGTCCAGAAGCTGTGGGACCCGGGCAAACCGGAGCTCACCTGGCCGCAGTTCAGGGCGCTCGCGGACCGGCTGGGCTGA
- a CDS encoding VOC family protein, which yields MSDDESYELLGFDNVVLPVGDLGEAVVFYERAGFEVGFRFDEGGLALLRVGGETPGILLRTEEDFGRRPPPWPAVRVWLEVPDARTAARRLAGAGVTALDEPFSCATGWTVELADPWGNVLGFTDYTKRPELARRS from the coding sequence ATGTCAGATGACGAGTCGTACGAGCTGCTCGGGTTCGACAACGTGGTGCTGCCCGTCGGGGATCTCGGGGAGGCCGTGGTGTTCTACGAGCGAGCCGGGTTCGAGGTGGGGTTCCGGTTCGACGAGGGCGGGCTCGCGTTGCTGCGGGTCGGGGGCGAGACGCCCGGGATCCTGCTGCGGACCGAGGAGGACTTCGGGCGGCGGCCGCCGCCGTGGCCGGCGGTGCGGGTGTGGCTGGAGGTGCCGGACGCGCGGACGGCGGCGCGCAGGCTCGCCGGGGCAGGGGTCACGGCGCTGGACGAGCCCTTCTCCTGCGCCACCGGGTGGACCGTCGAGCTCGCCGACCCCTGGGGGAACGTCCTCGGGTTCACCGACTACACGAAGCGGCCGGAGCTGGCCCGCAGATCCTGA
- a CDS encoding helix-turn-helix transcriptional regulator, producing MTDFHSWDDVKHEVFDAEDLEEITAGARRMVAESRAHRLAEMRRQLGLTQREVADRMHVRQERVSAIERGKTASTEVGTVAAYVAALGGELEVLTCTSG from the coding sequence GTGACCGACTTCCACTCCTGGGACGACGTAAAGCACGAGGTCTTCGACGCCGAGGACCTCGAAGAGATCACCGCCGGCGCCCGGCGCATGGTGGCCGAGTCCCGCGCCCACCGGCTCGCCGAGATGCGCCGCCAACTCGGGCTCACCCAGCGCGAGGTGGCCGACCGCATGCATGTCCGCCAGGAGCGGGTGTCCGCCATCGAACGCGGCAAGACGGCATCGACGGAAGTCGGCACGGTGGCGGCCTACGTCGCAGCGCTGGGCGGGGAGCTGGAAGTCTTGACTTGCACCTCGGGCTGA
- a CDS encoding succinate dehydrogenase hydrophobic membrane anchor subunit: MSTETTASGIGPVEGGVVYGVDNPAPVIEAPRKRTKKTPRTTRGNFEMYAWLFMRLSGIVLVVLVLGHLLIQLVLDGGVSKIGFAFVAGRWASPFWQVWDLLMLWLAMLHGANGLRTVINDYAERVNTRLWLKALLYTATVFTILLGTLVIFTFDPNIR, from the coding sequence ATGTCCACTGAAACCACCGCTTCCGGGATCGGCCCCGTCGAGGGCGGCGTCGTCTACGGCGTCGACAACCCGGCCCCCGTCATCGAGGCGCCGCGCAAGCGCACCAAGAAGACCCCGAGGACCACCCGGGGCAACTTCGAGATGTACGCCTGGCTGTTCATGCGGCTGTCCGGCATCGTCCTCGTCGTCCTCGTCCTCGGCCACCTGCTGATCCAGCTCGTGCTGGACGGCGGCGTCTCCAAGATCGGCTTCGCCTTCGTGGCCGGCCGCTGGGCGTCCCCGTTCTGGCAGGTCTGGGACCTGCTGATGCTGTGGCTGGCGATGCTGCACGGCGCCAATGGTCTGCGTACGGTCATCAACGACTACGCGGAGCGCGTGAACACCCGCCTGTGGCTGAAGGCGCTGCTCTACACCGCCACGGTGTTCACCATCCTGCTGGGCACGCTGGTGATCTTCACCTTCGACCCGAACATCCGCTAG
- the sdhC gene encoding succinate dehydrogenase, cytochrome b556 subunit encodes MPAGTLYRGREGMWSWVAHRVTGVLIFFFLFVHVLDTALVRVSPEDYDKVVATYKTPLVALLEYGLVAAILFHALNGLRVIAVDFWSKGPRYQKQMLWTVMGIWVVLMAFAIYPVLGHAARAVFGS; translated from the coding sequence GTGCCGGCTGGAACGCTGTACCGCGGCCGGGAAGGCATGTGGTCCTGGGTGGCTCATCGAGTCACCGGTGTCCTCATTTTCTTCTTCCTGTTCGTACACGTCCTGGACACCGCTCTCGTCCGTGTCTCCCCCGAGGACTACGACAAGGTCGTAGCCACCTACAAGACGCCGCTCGTCGCGCTGCTGGAGTACGGCCTCGTCGCCGCCATCCTCTTCCACGCGCTCAACGGCCTGCGCGTCATCGCCGTCGACTTCTGGTCGAAGGGCCCGCGCTACCAGAAGCAGATGCTGTGGACCGTCATGGGCATCTGGGTCGTCCTGATGGCCTTCGCGATCTACCCGGTCCTCGGCCACGCCGCTCGAGCCGTCTTCGGGAGCTGA